A region from the Actinoplanes sp. OR16 genome encodes:
- a CDS encoding HAD family hydrolase — protein MTPAVGFDLDMTLIDSRPGIREAYRALTARTGVHVDADLAVSRLGPPLRTELAYWFRPEEIEDAVVTYRALYQEFAIEPTVPMKGALDALAATRAAGLRVVVVTSKLGRLAGLHLDHLGMRADELAGDLFAEGKASALVEHGVRWYVGDHTADMVAARTAGVPGVGVATGPCSEADLIKAGATYVLPDLTGLPTLLGEIAVGSGPASG, from the coding sequence GTGACGCCGGCAGTCGGGTTCGACCTGGACATGACCCTGATCGACTCCCGGCCGGGCATCCGGGAGGCGTACCGGGCGCTCACCGCCCGCACCGGTGTCCACGTCGACGCCGACCTCGCGGTGTCCCGGCTCGGTCCGCCGCTGCGCACCGAGCTGGCGTACTGGTTCCGGCCGGAGGAGATCGAGGACGCGGTCGTCACGTACCGGGCTCTCTACCAGGAGTTCGCGATCGAGCCGACGGTGCCGATGAAGGGCGCCCTCGATGCCCTCGCCGCGACTCGCGCCGCCGGCCTCCGGGTCGTCGTGGTGACCTCCAAGCTGGGCCGGCTGGCCGGTTTGCACCTCGATCACCTGGGTATGCGCGCCGATGAGCTGGCCGGCGACCTGTTCGCCGAGGGCAAGGCGTCGGCGCTGGTCGAGCACGGTGTGCGCTGGTATGTGGGCGATCACACGGCGGACATGGTGGCCGCCCGGACGGCCGGTGTCCCGGGCGTCGGAGTGGCCACCGGACCGTGCTCCGAGGCCGACCTGATCAAGGCCGGCGCGACGTACGTATTGCCTGATCTGACGGGTCTTCCCACGCTGCTGGGTGAGATTGCTGTTGGGTCCGGGCCCGCGTCTGGATAG
- a CDS encoding cold-shock protein, with product MPTGRVKWYDAAKGFGFVTSDEGGDVFLPKGALPTGVTELKTGQRIEFGVVDSRKGAQALGVKLIDAPPSMAELRRRPADELASMIEDMIKVLESSVQPSLQRGRYPDKKTSLKIAQLVHAVAREFEI from the coding sequence GTGCCCACGGGTCGAGTGAAGTGGTACGACGCGGCGAAGGGATTCGGGTTCGTCACCAGCGATGAGGGCGGCGACGTGTTCCTGCCCAAGGGTGCGCTGCCCACGGGGGTCACCGAGCTGAAGACCGGTCAGCGGATCGAGTTCGGCGTGGTCGACAGCCGCAAGGGCGCTCAGGCGCTCGGTGTGAAGCTGATCGACGCCCCGCCGTCCATGGCCGAGCTCCGCCGCCGCCCGGCGGACGAGCTGGCCAGCATGATCGAAGACATGATCAAGGTGCTGGAGAGCTCGGTGCAGCCGTCGCTCCAGCGTGGGCGTTACCCGGACAAGAAGACCTCCCTGAAGATCGCGCAGCTGGTGCACGCGGTCGCCAGGGAGTTCGAGATCTGA
- a CDS encoding 1,4-dihydroxy-6-naphthoate synthase, protein MELSLAVSPCPNDTFVFHALIHGQVPGAPPVNLTFADVDVTNTAALDGRFDLVKVSYAALPWLLDDYELLHCGGALGRGCGPLVLAREPLADLTGKTVAVPGDRTTAYLLFRLWSAEHPPASIEVVPFHEIMPGVAEGRFDAGLVIHEARFTYQRYDLVALADLGEWWEGDTGLPIPLGAILAKKGTVDPVEATEWVRASLRQGWLDPAASRDFILANAQEMEPDVVRQHIELYVNEFTLELGRDGLAAADALLGRAAAAGLTPAVKPFL, encoded by the coding sequence GTGGAGCTGTCACTCGCCGTCTCGCCGTGCCCGAACGACACCTTCGTCTTCCACGCGCTGATCCACGGGCAGGTGCCCGGGGCCCCGCCGGTGAACCTGACCTTCGCCGACGTCGACGTGACGAACACGGCGGCGCTGGACGGCCGGTTCGACCTGGTCAAGGTGAGTTACGCGGCCCTGCCCTGGCTGCTCGACGACTACGAGCTGCTGCACTGCGGCGGCGCGCTCGGCCGTGGCTGCGGCCCGCTCGTGCTGGCCCGGGAGCCGCTGGCCGATCTGACCGGCAAGACCGTCGCGGTGCCCGGTGACCGCACCACCGCGTACCTGCTGTTCCGCCTCTGGTCGGCCGAGCACCCGCCCGCGTCCATCGAGGTCGTGCCGTTCCACGAGATCATGCCGGGGGTCGCCGAGGGCCGGTTCGACGCCGGGCTGGTCATCCACGAGGCGCGGTTCACCTACCAGCGTTACGACCTGGTGGCCCTGGCCGACCTCGGTGAGTGGTGGGAGGGCGACACCGGCCTGCCGATCCCGCTCGGCGCGATCCTGGCGAAGAAGGGCACCGTCGACCCGGTCGAGGCGACCGAATGGGTCCGGGCCTCGCTGCGGCAGGGCTGGCTCGACCCGGCCGCGAGCCGCGACTTCATCCTGGCGAACGCTCAGGAGATGGAGCCGGACGTGGTCCGGCAGCACATCGAGCTCTACGTGAACGAGTTCACCCTGGAACTGGGCAGAGACGGACTCGCCGCCGCCGACGCCCTGCTCGGGCGCGCGGCGGCGGCGGGTCTGACACCTGCGGTGAAGCCGTTCCTGTAG
- a CDS encoding MFS transporter, translating to MTLVDVPVRRRWMIAYGLAMVGVAAGWFGPIQILLPEQAARLAGEDGKEALLAFVTAWGAGVSMVANPLWGALSDRIGSRRLPIFLAGTAVGIAGLLVLAEADTRQTMVIGWCLVQAGLNGPLAALAAMIGDRVPERQRGTVGSIFGVAQIVGVVLGTAVAVAVGQGAPGYVAVAIAVPALGAALVILHRDVPVAVVAASRFTLRLTGQFAWAWLIRFLLNLSNALVLVYLFYYLSDRVGVADPALWVLILTVVNVLFAGITGGFGGVLSDRWERRRVFVAVAAVVMAAGTTLMAFVPETAVVIAASVLVGAGWGAYIAVDMAVITHVLPDAETRATMLGVANVAGTLPQLLAPVIAAPIVTGLGGYPALYLLTGGAALLALAFLPRLSALP from the coding sequence GTGACGTTGGTCGACGTACCGGTCCGCCGCCGATGGATGATCGCCTATGGCCTGGCCATGGTCGGCGTGGCGGCGGGCTGGTTCGGCCCGATCCAGATCCTGCTCCCGGAGCAGGCGGCCCGGCTCGCCGGCGAGGACGGCAAGGAGGCGCTGCTCGCCTTCGTGACGGCCTGGGGTGCCGGTGTGTCGATGGTGGCGAACCCGCTCTGGGGTGCGCTCTCCGACCGGATCGGGTCACGGCGGCTGCCGATCTTCCTGGCCGGCACCGCGGTCGGCATCGCCGGACTGCTGGTGCTGGCCGAAGCGGATACCCGGCAGACCATGGTGATCGGCTGGTGTCTGGTGCAGGCCGGGCTGAACGGCCCGCTCGCCGCGCTGGCCGCGATGATCGGCGACCGGGTGCCGGAACGGCAGCGCGGCACCGTCGGCTCGATCTTCGGAGTCGCGCAGATCGTCGGCGTGGTGCTCGGCACGGCCGTGGCAGTGGCTGTCGGGCAGGGCGCGCCGGGCTATGTGGCGGTGGCGATCGCGGTGCCGGCGCTCGGCGCGGCCCTGGTGATCCTGCATCGGGACGTTCCCGTCGCCGTCGTCGCGGCGTCCCGCTTCACACTGCGGTTGACCGGACAATTCGCCTGGGCCTGGCTGATCCGGTTCCTGCTGAACCTCAGCAACGCGCTGGTCCTGGTCTACCTCTTCTACTACCTGTCGGACCGGGTCGGTGTCGCCGACCCGGCCCTCTGGGTGCTGATCCTGACCGTGGTGAACGTGCTCTTCGCGGGCATCACCGGCGGGTTCGGCGGCGTGCTCTCCGACCGCTGGGAACGCCGCCGTGTCTTCGTGGCGGTCGCCGCCGTGGTGATGGCGGCCGGGACCACGCTGATGGCGTTCGTACCCGAGACGGCAGTGGTGATCGCGGCGTCGGTGCTGGTCGGTGCCGGCTGGGGCGCGTACATCGCGGTCGACATGGCGGTGATCACGCACGTGCTGCCGGACGCCGAGACCCGCGCCACGATGCTCGGCGTCGCCAACGTGGCGGGCACCCTGCCGCAGCTGCTCGCCCCGGTGATCGCCGCGCCGATCGTGACCGGCCTCGGCGGCTACCCGGCCCTCTACCTGCTCACCGGGGGAGCGGCGCTGCTCGCGCTCGCCTTCCTCCCCCGGCTGTCGGCACTCCCCTAG
- a CDS encoding glycoside hydrolase family 1 protein yields MYPQLPPGFRFGMSTSAYQIEGTAGLSPSIWDTFAARPGTIRHGEDARVAIDHVNRYAEDVRHIAEAGTHDYRFSFSWPRVLSGGIDFYDRLVDALLEAGVRPVPTLYHWDLPQSLEDAGGWMNRDTAHRLADYAGTLVVRLGDRVRDWITMNEMNVHTLYGYALTDHAPARGLGLEALPAAHHQLLAHGLAVQVLRTHGAATVGVANQHFPVRPASDDPEDLMAAGLFEQLTNWTFSDPILRGEYPNELIAAGIGTSGAQLDRDLELIKARLDFYGVNYYEPTMIEAPKAGKDYSGVLEVDIPDGMPFSPVPVKSDERTDFGWAIVPAGLTEILVALKDRYPHLPPVIITENGASFHDPAPDVDGRVRDEQRISYLDAHLRAVAAVAESVDVRGYYVWSALDNFEWAAGYDERFGLVHVDKSDLRRTRKDSWYWYKEVIAAQRRS; encoded by the coding sequence TTGTATCCGCAGCTCCCACCGGGTTTCCGGTTCGGCATGTCGACCTCGGCCTACCAGATCGAGGGGACCGCAGGCCTGTCGCCGAGCATCTGGGACACGTTCGCGGCCCGGCCCGGGACGATCCGGCACGGCGAGGACGCCCGGGTCGCGATCGACCACGTGAACCGGTACGCCGAGGACGTGCGGCACATCGCCGAGGCCGGCACGCACGACTACCGGTTCTCGTTCTCCTGGCCGCGGGTGCTGTCCGGCGGGATCGACTTCTACGACCGGCTCGTCGACGCGCTGCTCGAAGCCGGGGTGCGGCCGGTGCCGACGCTCTACCACTGGGATCTGCCGCAGAGCCTGGAGGACGCCGGCGGCTGGATGAACCGGGACACCGCGCACCGGCTCGCCGACTACGCCGGCACGCTGGTCGTGCGCCTCGGCGACCGGGTCCGCGACTGGATCACGATGAACGAGATGAACGTCCACACCCTGTACGGCTACGCGCTCACCGACCACGCGCCGGCCCGGGGACTCGGGCTGGAGGCGCTGCCCGCGGCACACCACCAGCTGCTCGCGCACGGCCTGGCCGTACAGGTGCTCCGGACACACGGGGCGGCCACCGTCGGCGTGGCGAACCAGCACTTCCCGGTGCGGCCGGCGAGCGACGACCCGGAGGACCTGATGGCCGCCGGGCTGTTCGAGCAGCTGACCAACTGGACGTTCTCCGACCCGATCCTGCGTGGCGAGTATCCGAACGAGCTGATCGCGGCCGGCATCGGCACGAGTGGCGCGCAGCTCGACCGGGATCTCGAGCTGATCAAGGCCCGGCTCGACTTCTACGGGGTGAACTACTACGAGCCCACGATGATCGAGGCGCCGAAGGCCGGCAAGGACTATTCGGGCGTGCTGGAGGTGGACATCCCGGACGGTATGCCGTTCTCGCCGGTGCCGGTCAAGAGCGACGAGCGCACCGACTTCGGCTGGGCGATCGTGCCGGCCGGCCTCACCGAGATCCTGGTCGCGCTGAAGGACCGCTATCCACACCTGCCACCGGTGATCATCACGGAGAACGGCGCGTCGTTCCATGATCCGGCGCCCGATGTGGACGGGCGGGTGCGGGATGAGCAGCGGATCTCCTATCTGGATGCTCATCTGCGGGCGGTGGCGGCTGTCGCCGAGAGTGTGGATGTGCGCGGGTACTACGTCTGGTCGGCGCTGGACAATTTCGAGTGGGCTGCCGGGTACGACGAGCGTTTCGGACTCGTACATGTAGACAAATCAGACTTGCGACGCACGCGCAAAGACTCCTGGTATTGGTATAAGGAGGTCATTGCGGCTCAGCGTCGCAGCTGA
- a CDS encoding TetR/AcrR family transcriptional regulator — protein MPRLVDHDLRRAELLAAAWRVVRARGVEGTTTRAIADEAGCSLSVLAHFLGGKDDILVAAQKAVYDRIVERAFRIGGDLFGLDGLGAALEAVLPLDEERAADAHVNVAFAGAALSHPRLAESRRSSHQEIRVHLVNCLREARELGELRAGVDDESVIDDFIILVEGSTLLSLVDGWAEEGRAERLTRLATQFVDQLRR, from the coding sequence GTGCCGAGGCTGGTCGACCACGATCTGAGAAGGGCCGAGCTGCTCGCCGCGGCGTGGCGGGTGGTCCGCGCCCGTGGTGTCGAGGGCACCACGACGAGAGCGATCGCCGACGAGGCCGGGTGCTCGCTGAGCGTGCTCGCGCACTTCCTGGGCGGCAAGGACGACATCCTGGTCGCCGCGCAGAAGGCGGTCTACGACCGGATCGTGGAGCGCGCCTTCCGGATCGGCGGCGACCTGTTCGGCCTGGACGGTCTGGGCGCGGCGCTGGAGGCGGTGCTGCCACTCGACGAGGAGCGAGCCGCCGACGCGCACGTCAACGTCGCGTTCGCCGGGGCGGCCCTGTCCCATCCGCGGCTCGCCGAGTCACGCCGCAGCTCCCACCAGGAGATCCGGGTGCACCTCGTCAACTGCCTGCGGGAGGCCCGCGAGCTGGGCGAACTGCGCGCCGGGGTGGACGACGAGTCGGTGATCGACGACTTCATCATCCTGGTCGAGGGCAGCACGCTGCTCAGCCTGGTGGACGGGTGGGCCGAGGAGGGCCGCGCCGAGCGACTGACCCGCCTCGCCACCCAGTTCGTGGATCAGCTGCGACGCTGA
- a CDS encoding MFS transporter yields the protein MDDVDSTGMSAGARARLIGAGYAAQGLGYAAVVTALPAFKDRQGIDDTFVSAILLLVCVAAAGGSMLADKVAARWGSRYALASGLLLVAAGLAGATIATPNAVFAAILLAYGVGLGAVDASLSMQGVLVQARLGRSVMSRLFAAYTAAAIAAALLMSGVLASGAGAALAVGVAAVYAALIGVIGWRLFEPGRTLRAAAVHEQGGRALRPIVLVCGMLIFTAFLVDSAVSTWSSVYLQDSLDAAASVAPLGYAAYQAAVLVSRLVADHVMPRAGRLVVAVGGLTVCGIGCGLVVALPTIGAAVTGFAISGIGVGVLVPLAFSAAGEAAAESSDEVIARVNLFNYGGALLGAVLIGALSEPVGLRIAFLIPVVAVILTLPLARRLRDLTVPGPALKSAAG from the coding sequence ATGGATGACGTGGACAGCACCGGGATGAGCGCCGGCGCCCGTGCCCGGCTGATCGGGGCGGGTTACGCCGCACAGGGTCTCGGTTACGCCGCCGTCGTCACCGCGCTTCCCGCGTTCAAGGACCGGCAGGGCATCGACGACACGTTCGTCTCGGCGATCCTGCTGCTGGTCTGCGTCGCCGCGGCCGGTGGCTCGATGCTCGCCGACAAGGTCGCCGCCCGCTGGGGCAGCCGGTACGCGCTCGCCTCCGGTCTGCTGCTGGTCGCCGCGGGCCTCGCCGGCGCGACGATCGCCACGCCGAACGCGGTGTTCGCGGCGATCCTGCTGGCCTACGGCGTCGGTCTCGGCGCGGTCGACGCATCGCTGAGCATGCAGGGCGTGCTGGTGCAGGCCCGCCTCGGCCGCAGCGTGATGAGCCGGCTCTTCGCGGCGTACACGGCAGCGGCCATCGCGGCGGCGCTGCTGATGTCCGGTGTGCTCGCGAGCGGCGCGGGTGCGGCCCTCGCGGTCGGCGTGGCGGCGGTGTACGCCGCACTGATCGGCGTGATCGGCTGGCGCCTTTTCGAACCGGGCCGGACCCTGCGCGCTGCCGCGGTCCACGAGCAGGGCGGCCGGGCGCTCCGCCCGATCGTGCTGGTCTGCGGCATGCTGATCTTCACGGCGTTCCTGGTGGATTCGGCAGTGAGCACCTGGAGCTCGGTCTACCTGCAGGACTCGCTGGACGCGGCCGCCTCGGTGGCGCCGCTCGGCTACGCGGCCTACCAGGCTGCCGTCCTGGTCAGCCGGCTCGTCGCCGACCACGTGATGCCCCGGGCCGGCCGTCTCGTCGTGGCGGTCGGCGGCCTGACCGTCTGCGGCATCGGCTGCGGCCTGGTCGTGGCGCTGCCGACGATCGGCGCGGCGGTGACCGGCTTCGCGATCTCCGGGATCGGTGTGGGCGTGCTCGTGCCGCTCGCCTTCAGCGCCGCCGGTGAGGCGGCCGCCGAGAGCAGCGACGAGGTGATCGCCCGGGTGAACCTCTTCAACTACGGCGGCGCCCTGCTCGGCGCGGTGCTGATCGGCGCCCTCTCCGAGCCGGTCGGCCTACGGATCGCCTTCCTGATCCCGGTCGTCGCGGTGATCCTGACCCTCCCCCTGGCCCGCCGCCTCCGCGACCTCACCGTGCCGGGACCGGCCCTGAAGAGCGCCGCCGGCTGA
- a CDS encoding futalosine hydrolase — MNPYKILVVTAVDAEAEAIRRGLHPDLFDVGAAGVGPAAAAAATARLLATGDYRAVLSAGIAGGFPGRAPIGGTVIGVRSIAADLGAETPDGFLPVEELGFGNSVIECDPELVKALTASLPDAVTGDVLTLSTVTGTRETADRLAARFPQAVAEAMEGYGVATAAAGAGLPFAELRTISNAVGPRDRSAWRMAEAFAALRAAAPTLIFS; from the coding sequence GTGAACCCGTACAAGATCCTGGTCGTGACCGCGGTGGACGCCGAAGCCGAAGCGATCCGCCGAGGTCTCCACCCGGATCTCTTCGATGTCGGCGCCGCCGGCGTCGGCCCGGCAGCGGCCGCCGCCGCAACAGCGCGCCTGCTCGCCACCGGCGACTACCGGGCCGTGCTCAGCGCCGGGATCGCCGGCGGCTTCCCCGGACGGGCGCCGATCGGCGGCACCGTGATCGGCGTCCGCAGCATCGCCGCCGACCTGGGCGCCGAAACGCCGGACGGTTTCCTGCCGGTCGAGGAACTGGGCTTCGGCAACAGCGTGATCGAGTGCGACCCGGAGCTGGTCAAGGCGCTGACCGCGAGCCTGCCGGACGCGGTGACCGGCGACGTGCTGACGCTCTCCACGGTGACCGGGACGCGGGAGACCGCCGACCGGCTGGCGGCCCGCTTCCCGCAGGCGGTCGCCGAGGCCATGGAGGGGTACGGCGTGGCCACCGCGGCAGCGGGCGCCGGACTGCCCTTCGCCGAGCTGCGGACCATATCGAATGCTGTCGGTCCCCGCGATCGATCGGCCTGGCGGATGGCCGAGGCGTTCGCCGCGCTGCGAGCCGCCGCCCCGACTCTGATCTTTTCGTAA
- a CDS encoding MFS transporter, giving the protein MPLLPTLGRTVGTGVKALRMVVRGSMRGSAWATRRVGTARARGAANEVGMIRLFDLHAVSCAGDALIAIGLAGTIFSVPLGEARSQVGLYLLITMVPFALLAPVVGPLLDHFRHGRRYALAITMLGRAFLAYVMSDNLLGWGLYPAAFGVLAFSRAYGVARSAAVPRLLPAGVGLSQVGARASVYGTFAGILVAPIGLLAFKFGPQWPLRVATIIFMVGVVISLRLPPRADSDPPEEMPRAWRAVFRTAGSGRPLAERLVLASLIGSSSLRLLYGFLLLFLTFAIMGNDLPSTFLGVQLSRGAAVGVVGGALAVGTFLSTAAGTGLRIRRPLALQSSGLVITAGVAVLTTIFYNLAMVTLLALLTAIFSGIAKLAVDASIQERVPEPQRATAFAHSETVLMLAWVAGGGLGIIPLPGRWGIALAAGLAVLAAARAAWAAARLHNERLAGHPSDVRGTEAVVEAVDPWADAPTVPAAPVPPPTRNGAAQDGAAQSGAAKRRRWPGRKKEKQPDPEVTSPLPKPEESDERHTVRYRGGDGSGGPARRPSSSGAPPGYHVYRPSSAAKNEDS; this is encoded by the coding sequence ATGCCGTTGCTCCCCACACTCGGACGCACCGTCGGCACCGGTGTGAAGGCACTCCGCATGGTGGTGCGGGGCTCGATGCGTGGCAGCGCCTGGGCCACCCGGCGGGTCGGCACGGCCCGGGCCCGGGGCGCCGCGAACGAGGTCGGCATGATCCGGCTCTTCGACCTGCACGCGGTCTCCTGCGCCGGCGACGCGCTGATCGCGATCGGGCTGGCCGGGACCATCTTCAGCGTCCCGCTCGGCGAGGCGCGCAGCCAGGTCGGCCTCTACCTGCTGATCACGATGGTGCCGTTCGCGTTGCTGGCGCCGGTGGTCGGCCCGCTGCTCGACCATTTCCGGCACGGCCGGCGGTACGCCCTGGCGATCACGATGCTGGGCCGCGCGTTCCTCGCCTACGTCATGTCGGACAACCTGCTCGGCTGGGGCCTCTATCCGGCGGCGTTCGGCGTGCTGGCGTTCTCCCGGGCGTACGGGGTGGCTCGCTCGGCGGCGGTGCCACGCCTGCTGCCGGCCGGAGTCGGACTGTCCCAGGTAGGCGCCCGGGCGAGCGTCTACGGCACGTTCGCCGGCATCCTGGTGGCGCCGATCGGCCTGCTCGCGTTCAAGTTCGGCCCACAGTGGCCCCTGCGCGTCGCCACCATCATCTTCATGGTCGGCGTGGTCATCTCGCTGCGCCTGCCGCCGCGCGCCGACTCGGATCCGCCCGAGGAGATGCCGCGCGCCTGGCGTGCCGTCTTCCGGACCGCCGGTTCCGGCCGCCCGCTCGCCGAGCGCCTGGTCCTCGCCAGTCTGATCGGCAGTTCCAGCCTGCGCCTGCTCTACGGTTTCCTGCTGCTCTTCCTGACCTTCGCGATCATGGGTAACGACCTGCCCAGCACGTTCCTCGGGGTCCAGCTCAGCCGTGGCGCGGCGGTCGGCGTCGTCGGTGGCGCGCTCGCCGTCGGCACCTTCCTCTCCACCGCGGCGGGGACCGGTCTGCGCATCCGCCGCCCGCTCGCGTTGCAGTCCAGCGGCCTGGTGATCACCGCGGGCGTGGCAGTGCTCACCACGATCTTCTACAACCTCGCGATGGTCACGCTGCTGGCCCTGCTCACCGCCATCTTCAGCGGCATCGCGAAACTGGCCGTCGACGCCAGCATCCAGGAACGCGTCCCCGAGCCGCAGCGTGCCACCGCCTTCGCGCACTCCGAGACGGTGCTGATGCTGGCCTGGGTGGCCGGTGGCGGGCTCGGCATCATCCCGCTTCCGGGCAGGTGGGGGATCGCGCTCGCGGCCGGCCTCGCGGTCCTCGCGGCGGCGCGTGCCGCCTGGGCGGCGGCCAGGCTGCACAACGAGCGCTTGGCAGGACACCCTTCTGATGTACGAGGGACCGAAGCCGTCGTCGAGGCGGTGGATCCTTGGGCCGATGCTCCGACGGTTCCGGCCGCCCCGGTTCCCCCGCCCACCCGAAACGGGGCCGCTCAGGATGGGGCCGCTCAGAGTGGGGCGGCCAAGCGTCGCCGCTGGCCCGGCCGGAAGAAGGAGAAGCAACCCGACCCCGAGGTGACCAGCCCTCTGCCGAAGCCCGAGGAGTCCGACGAACGGCACACCGTGCGCTACCGCGGTGGCGACGGCAGCGGCGGCCCGGCGCGGCGTCCGTCGAGTTCCGGCGCGCCGCCCGGCTACCACGTCTACCGGCCGTCCAGCGCGGCGAAGAACGAGGACTCGTGA
- a CDS encoding DUF3027 domain-containing protein, whose amino-acid sequence MGTSCGVPDSVGNNGSVTSRTTSRAARLDQVCADAVGVARGAITEVDPSDIGDHLEAVAEGDRVVTHFFDSRLAGYKGWRWAVTVTRVPRSRHVTVCETVLLPGPDALLAPGWVPWNERVQPGDLGVGDLMPTAPDDDRLAPGYVLSDDAAVEEVSWELGLGRSRVMSREGRIETAQRWYDGDAGPEAPISTAAPRNARCGTCGFYLPLAGSMRPMFGVCGNLYAPDDGRAVSADHGCGAHSEALLTTAEQPVEELPTVYDDSEVESVAVSRGHGSVESGEPAEDYGHS is encoded by the coding sequence ATGGGGACTAGTTGCGGCGTACCCGACTCGGTAGGCAACAATGGGTCGGTGACCTCCAGGACCACCTCCCGCGCCGCCCGACTCGACCAGGTCTGTGCCGATGCCGTCGGGGTGGCTCGTGGTGCCATCACCGAAGTGGACCCGAGTGACATCGGCGATCATCTCGAGGCGGTGGCCGAGGGCGACCGTGTGGTGACCCACTTCTTCGACAGTCGTCTGGCCGGCTACAAGGGCTGGCGGTGGGCCGTCACGGTGACCCGGGTCCCGCGCAGCCGGCACGTCACGGTCTGCGAGACAGTCCTGCTGCCCGGCCCCGACGCGCTGCTCGCGCCCGGCTGGGTTCCGTGGAACGAGCGGGTCCAGCCCGGCGACCTCGGTGTCGGTGACCTCATGCCGACCGCTCCCGACGACGACCGGCTCGCCCCGGGCTATGTGCTCAGCGACGACGCCGCTGTCGAGGAGGTCTCCTGGGAGCTCGGCCTCGGCCGGTCCCGGGTGATGTCCCGGGAGGGCCGGATCGAGACGGCCCAGAGGTGGTACGACGGCGACGCCGGCCCGGAGGCGCCGATCTCCACCGCCGCCCCGCGCAACGCCCGCTGCGGGACCTGTGGGTTCTACCTGCCGCTCGCCGGATCGATGCGTCCGATGTTCGGTGTCTGCGGCAACCTCTACGCGCCGGACGACGGCCGGGCCGTCAGCGCCGACCACGGCTGCGGAGCCCACTCCGAGGCGCTTCTCACCACGGCCGAGCAGCCGGTCGAGGAGCTGCCGACGGTCTACGACGACAGCGAGGTCGAGTCCGTCGCGGTGAGCCGCGGGCACGGTTCGGTCGAGTCAGGCGAGCCGGCCGAGGATTACGGCCACAGCTAG
- a CDS encoding DUF2530 domain-containing protein, which produces MVPFALAGAAAFAVALLVTWLAGAPDHWVEISLAGLIWGIPGTLTMVIHDRNRKRRRALTHGEFKITG; this is translated from the coding sequence ATGGTCCCGTTCGCGCTCGCCGGAGCCGCCGCTTTCGCGGTCGCTCTGCTCGTCACCTGGCTCGCCGGTGCGCCCGATCACTGGGTGGAGATCAGCCTCGCCGGGCTCATCTGGGGTATCCCGGGCACGCTGACCATGGTGATCCACGACAGGAACCGCAAACGCCGCCGGGCGCTGACGCACGGCGAGTTCAAGATCACGGGCTAG